A single region of the Glycine max cultivar Williams 82 chromosome 20, Glycine_max_v4.0, whole genome shotgun sequence genome encodes:
- the LOC121174253 gene encoding uncharacterized protein isoform X1 has protein sequence MSNATQDKHEAEEFYELAKDEEPPLYEGCTKYSRLSFLVKLHHIKCGMSDKAMTMILELLNDAFGHAKIPSSFCEAKKIIPHTFEFDSRTVVRNRDEVESQQCTKEEMYPNSHRKKDGSFVNEAARQEYEQLHNEIQKTSSKNKAFARAFEKEHPEYVGGMELGVTPSHDTESISHSTRSVSSSESVKMRKLQVEINALKDQVAQVDVLKEQVDFLMQNVKGNKLGQEIQDVRLTLVMCLKIMEHHHGGQFKYFFYL, from the exons ATGTCAAATGCAACTCAAGACAAGCATGAAGCTGAAGAGTTTTATGAATTAGCCAAAGATGAAGAGCCACCATTGTATGAAGGGTGTACAAAATACTCAAGATTATCTTTTTTAGTAAAGTTGCACCATATCAAATGTGGAATGAGCGACAAGGCCATGACAATGATTTTAGAACTATTGAATGATGCTTTTGGACATGCAAAGATTCCAAGCTCATTCTGTGAGGCCAAGAAAATAATCCCTCATACATTTGAGTTTGACTCCAGGACGGTTGTAAGGAACAGGGATGAGGTG GAATCACAACAATGCACCAAAGAAGAAATGTATCCAAACTCTCATAGAAAGAAGGATGGATCATTTGTTAATGAAGCAGCTAGGCAAGAATAT GAACAATTGCATAATGAAATTCAAAAGACTTCTTCCAAAAATAAGGCCTTTGCTAGAGCTTTTGAAAAGGAACATCCTGAATATGTTGGAGGAATGGAACTTGGGGTAACACCATCTCATGACACTGAGTCTATTTCACACTCCACGAGATCAGTATCTTCCTCTGAGTCTGTAAAGATGAGAAAACTGCAAGTTGAAATCAACGCACTTAAGGATCAAGTTGCACAAGTTGACGTCTTGAAGGAACAAGTTGATTTTCTTATGCAAAATGTCAAGGGAAACAAG TTGGGACAAGAGATTCAAGATGTTCGTCTAACTTTAGTAATGTGCTTGAAAATCATGGAACATCACCACGGaggacaatttaaatatttcttttatttataa
- the LOC121174253 gene encoding uncharacterized protein isoform X2 → MSNATQDKHEAEEFYELAKDEEPPLYEGCTKYSRLSFLVKLHHIKCGMSDKAMTMILELLNDAFGHAKIPSSFCEAKKIIPHTFEFDSRTVVRNRDEESQQCTKEEMYPNSHRKKDGSFVNEAARQEYEQLHNEIQKTSSKNKAFARAFEKEHPEYVGGMELGVTPSHDTESISHSTRSVSSSESVKMRKLQVEINALKDQVAQVDVLKEQVDFLMQNVKGNKLGQEIQDVRLTLVMCLKIMEHHHGGQFKYFFYL, encoded by the exons ATGTCAAATGCAACTCAAGACAAGCATGAAGCTGAAGAGTTTTATGAATTAGCCAAAGATGAAGAGCCACCATTGTATGAAGGGTGTACAAAATACTCAAGATTATCTTTTTTAGTAAAGTTGCACCATATCAAATGTGGAATGAGCGACAAGGCCATGACAATGATTTTAGAACTATTGAATGATGCTTTTGGACATGCAAAGATTCCAAGCTCATTCTGTGAGGCCAAGAAAATAATCCCTCATACATTTGAGTTTGACTCCAGGACGGTTGTAAGGAACAGGGATGAG GAATCACAACAATGCACCAAAGAAGAAATGTATCCAAACTCTCATAGAAAGAAGGATGGATCATTTGTTAATGAAGCAGCTAGGCAAGAATAT GAACAATTGCATAATGAAATTCAAAAGACTTCTTCCAAAAATAAGGCCTTTGCTAGAGCTTTTGAAAAGGAACATCCTGAATATGTTGGAGGAATGGAACTTGGGGTAACACCATCTCATGACACTGAGTCTATTTCACACTCCACGAGATCAGTATCTTCCTCTGAGTCTGTAAAGATGAGAAAACTGCAAGTTGAAATCAACGCACTTAAGGATCAAGTTGCACAAGTTGACGTCTTGAAGGAACAAGTTGATTTTCTTATGCAAAATGTCAAGGGAAACAAG TTGGGACAAGAGATTCAAGATGTTCGTCTAACTTTAGTAATGTGCTTGAAAATCATGGAACATCACCACGGaggacaatttaaatatttcttttatttataa